Genomic segment of Nostoc sp. TCL240-02:
GCCAGTAGTGAAACGATGAAGAAGTATGTGCATCAATATTTGCGTTCTCTCATTGCTCACGAAGTCGGGCATACTCTCGGTTTGCGCCACAACTTTCATGGCAGCACAATGTTAGCACCTGAAGAATTAAATAATACTGAAATCACTCACACTAAAGGCTTAGTGGGTTCGGTAATGGACTATCTACCGGTGAATATAGCACCGCAGGGAGTACAGCAAGGTGACTATTTTCCAGGAGTTGTTGGGCCTTATGACGAATGGGCAATTGAGTATGGTTATAAAACAAGCCCATCAGCAGCGCTTGAGGGGATAATTCCAGAATCAGAAAAAAGTTTTTTAGAGCAGATTGCACTAGCGTCGCCTCAACCAGAATTGTCTTATGCAACTGATGAGGATATCTGGGACATTAATCCTTTGGCGAATGTTTGGGATATGAGTAGTGATGTACTACTTTATTCGCAGTGGCAAATGGATAATGCCCGTGTTATGTGGCAGCGCCTTGATAAGGGTTATCTATCAAAAGGAGAAAGCTATAGTAACCTGCGCGTCTCATTCAATAGAGTGCTTAAATATTATTTTCGGAACGCCACCTTGCTTTCCAAATATATTGGCGGACAATCGTTTTTGCGTCTCCATACTAATGATAATGCTTCTTGGACATTTGTACCTGTTTCACTTTTAAAACAACGCCAGGCATTGACAAAATTGCAAGAATATGTTTTTTCTGAGAATGCTTTCAGTTTTTCACCAGAATTGCTCAATAAACTAGCACCGTCACGCTGGGAACATTGGGGTAATTCTGTACCTAACAACCGCCTTGATTATCCAATTCACGAAAATATTTTGAAGTTTCAAAGTGCGGTGCTGCGATCGCTATTAGACAGCGATCGCCTCAATCGTTTACAAGATATAGAATTAAAAACTCTGCCTGGGGAAGCACTTTCTATCCCGGAACTGTTCGATACCCTGCAAACAGGTATCTGGGCAGAAGTTTTAACCCCAGGAGAACCAAAGCCAATTTCTAGCATCCGTCGTTCATTGCAACGGGAATATCTGAATATTTTGCTAGAAATGATGTTGGGTACTACCGATACACCTGAAGATGGCCGGACATTGGCTTGGTATGAATTGCGCCAACTGCAAAAAGCTATTGATGTCAGACTCAAACAACTTAGCGAGCAACGCTTTGGCGGGGTTCCCTCCCTTGAAGCGACTGGCGTTAGCACAGCGTTAGCGACATTCGTCTTAGCGTATCCGCAAGAGAAGCAGCATCACCTGGAGAGTGAAAGCCTTGATATTTACACCCTAGCCCATTTAGAAGCTTCTGGCGATCGCATCACCAAAGCATTAAATGCACATTTACTCTCTAAGTAGTCATTTGTCATTTGTCTCCCTCATCCCCCTCATCCCCCTCATCTTCCCCAATCCCCAGTCCCCAGTCCCCAGTCCCAGTCCCAATCCCCAGTCCCCAATCCCCAGTCCCCAGTTACCGAAGATATCGTTGCAATAGACCAATGACAACTTCTGGTATTTCTAAATGAGGTAATATTCCTGCATCTGCGATCGCATAAAAATCTTGAATTGCCCTTGGATTTAAATTTGCCAAGCGTTGTCCTAGTTTGATATTAGTAAATTGTGCCTTCTCTCCCCAAAACATCACAGTGGGAATTGTCAGTTGCTGAATATATAAACTCAGATCAAAGTAAAGATCGCCCCGCAAAAATGCTAAAGCAGAAAATTTGGCATTAGGTTGTTGTGCAGAGGTTAAATAAGCATCCACTATTTCTTGAGATACTCGTTCTGACTTAGCAAACAAAAAACTTTGTAAAAAATTTCGGACTGCAATTTCATTTTCAGCACCAAGCATATAAATAAAATTGTCCAACAGAGGCGTATTGATTACCGAAAGCGGAAGTCTGCGTCCAGCACCCTGCCCAAAATCATCAAATCCAGATGGGGAAACCAAAAACAGTGCTTTGAATAGATTGGGTTGAACAATAGCTAGGCGGATAGCAAAAGCGGCTGTTAGAGAAGAGGCTACCACCGTCACAGGCTGGCGACAAGTTTCGATGATAAACTCTGCGATCGTGCTGAGATAATCCCTAATTTTATAATCCCGGACTGGATGAGCCGATTCTCCCCAGCCGATTAGATCGGGAGCTAAAATGTGGTAATTAGAAGCAAAAGCCGGGTAAACTTTAGACCATTCATACGCAGATGCCCCACCACCAAAGTTATGGAGAAACAGTAGTGGAGGTAAATTTTCAGTATCAGCGAACGCCCAAGGTGTATTAGTTTGGGTATAGTAAACCATTGCCCCCAAGGATGTATGGATAAGTTTATGTCCAAAGCCAGGAGGTTGAAACTGAAGCATAAAATTAAAAAGTATAGTTTAATGGCACTTTACCCGAAGGCAAAATTAAGAGGTATAAATTCAAACTTACCGATAAATATCAGAGTAAGTAAAATTTTTCTGTCCTAAGCTATTTCATATTTAATTTGTATACAGTCAAACTAATTCATAATTCATTTTTTACTTTTGATTACTATCTCCTGTGATCTGAACAAGTTGATGGAGGTTATCGCCACTAATATGATAAGCTGCCCCAAAACCAACTACAAAACGCCCTTCACTAGGAATTAGCTGAAAAATCCGAAAGTCAGACAAGCCGCGTAAAACTTCGATAATTTCACCAAATCGCCCTTGAAATTGCTCAACAATTTGATTCCACTTGTCAGTTTCACGCTCTA
This window contains:
- a CDS encoding alpha/beta fold hydrolase, whose amino-acid sequence is MLQFQPPGFGHKLIHTSLGAMVYYTQTNTPWAFADTENLPPLLFLHNFGGGASAYEWSKVYPAFASNYHILAPDLIGWGESAHPVRDYKIRDYLSTIAEFIIETCRQPVTVVASSLTAAFAIRLAIVQPNLFKALFLVSPSGFDDFGQGAGRRLPLSVINTPLLDNFIYMLGAENEIAVRNFLQSFLFAKSERVSQEIVDAYLTSAQQPNAKFSALAFLRGDLYFDLSLYIQQLTIPTVMFWGEKAQFTNIKLGQRLANLNPRAIQDFYAIADAGILPHLEIPEVVIGLLQRYLR